A single region of the Gorilla gorilla gorilla isolate KB3781 chromosome 1, NHGRI_mGorGor1-v2.1_pri, whole genome shotgun sequence genome encodes:
- the LOC101151592 gene encoding PRAME family member 18-like: MSFQAPRRLLELAGQSLLRDQALAISVLDELPRELFPPLFVEAFTSRRCEVLKVMVQAWPFPCLPLGSLMKTPDLEILHYVVDGIDCLLAQKVRPRRWKLQVLEMRDVDENFWTIWSGARALSCYPEAMSKRQTVEDCPRTGEKQPLKVFMDVCLKEKFMDEDLSFFSGWVQHRRGSVHLCCTKVVNYSVSILNFRNILETVYPDSIQVLEIWNMCWPRMMAEFSRYLSQMRNLRKLFISDGCRYLLSSDNQEQLVAEFSSVLLRLEYLQMLYVRRVCFFRGYLDQLIRCLKSPLETLALTYGFLEEEDLECLPWYPSLSQLKQLNLSHGALRFIRLEPLRALLEKVAATLQTLFLVDCGIGDSKLRVILPALSRCSNLTTFCFHGNDTSMDALKDLLRHTGRLSNLSLETYPAPRESLDDRGHVISELLTPLQAELMRILREVRQPKRIFFGPVSCPCCGMLPTEQL, encoded by the exons ATGAGCTTCCAGGCCCCACGCAGACTCCTGGAGCTGGCAGGGCAGAGCCTGCTGAGGGACCAGGCCTTGGCCATCTCCGTCCTGGATGAGCTGCCCAGGGAGCTCTTCCCCCCACTGTTCGTGGAGGCCTTCACTAGCAGACGCTGCGAGGTTCTGAAGGTGATGGTGCAGGCCTGGCccttcccctgcctccctctgggGTCCCTGATGAAGACGCCTGATCTGGAGATCTTACATTATGTAGTGGATGGGATTGATTGCCTGCTTGCCCAAAAGGTTCGCCCCAG GAGGTGGAAACTTCAAGTGCTGGAAATGCGGGATGTTGATGAGAATTTTTGGACCATATGGTCTGGAGCCAGGGCCCTGTCCTGCTACCCAGAGGCCATGAGTAAGAGGCAGACAGTGGAGGACTGTCCAAGGACAGGAGAGAAGCAGCCCTTGAAGGTGTTCATGGATGTTTGCCTCAAGGAAAAATTCATGGATGAAGATCTGAGCTTCTTCTCTGGGTGGGTCCAGCACAGAAGAGGTTCAGTACACCTCTGCTGTACTAAGGTGGTGAATTATTCAGTGAGCATTCTAAATTTCAGAAACATATTGGAAACAGTATACCCAGACAGTATCCAAGTGTTGGAAATTTGGAACATGTGCTGGCCACGTATGATGGCAGAGTTTAGCCGTTACCTGAGCCAGATGAGGAATCTTCGCAAACTCTTCATCTCCGATGGCTGTCGTTACTTGCTAAGCTCTGACAACCAAGAACAGTTGGTTGCTGAATTCAGCTCTGTGCTCCTCAGGCTGGAGTACCTCCAGATGCTTTATGTAAGaagggtctgcttcttcagaggCTACCTGGACCAGCTGATCAG GTGCCTCAAGAGCCCGTTGGAGACATTGGCATTAACTTATGGCTTCCTAGAAGAAGAGGACTTGGAATGTCTGCCCTGGTACCCAAGTCTCAGTCAACTGAAGCAGCTGAATCTGAGTCATGGTGCACTGCGCTTCATCCGTCTTGAGCCCCTCCGAGCTCTGCTAGAGAAAGTTGCTGCCACTCTTCAGACCCTCTTCTTAGTGGACTGTGGGATTGGGGACTCCAAACTCAGGGTCATCCTGCCTGCCCTGAGCCGCTGCTCCAACCTCACCACTTTCTGTTTTCATGGCAATGACACGTCCATGGATGCTCTGAAGGACCTACTGCGCCACACAGGCAGGCTGAGCAATTTGAGCCTGGAAACATATCCTGCCCCTCGGGAGAGTCTTGATGACAGGGGTCATGTCATTTCGGAGCTCCTCACCCCACTTCAGGCTGAGCTGATGCGTATACTGAGGGAAGTAAGGCAGCCCAAAAGGATCTTCTTTGGTCCCGTCTCCTGCCCTTGCTGTGGCATGTTGCCCACTGAGCAACTGTAG